Proteins found in one Campylobacter lari genomic segment:
- the purD gene encoding phosphoribosylamine--glycine ligase, protein MKILILGSGAREYSIALALQKTNNNLEFYFAPGNGATAKMGINLNMKDPKVITAYAKASEIDLCIVGSENFLAEGIVDLFKENNIAIFGPTKAAAMLEASKSFMKSFLKKYKIRTAKFLNTTDYEKAKKFITSLTPPIVVKADGLCAGKGVIIAQSHEEALEATKNMLSGESFGDAGKIVVIEEYLDGFELSVFAVCDGNDFILLPAAQDHKRLLDNDKGPNTGGMGAYAPSTLANESLLEQVKKDIVTPTLKGMKEEGAEFVGVLFIGLMVVNNKPYVLEYNVRFGDPECEVLMPLIENPLDLFLACVNKNLANTHIKIRNEFAVGVVCASKNYPYKDSPKALIDIDDIPQNSHISYAGVSLEDDKLYASGGRVLVCVGTGKSIKEAQKNAYLLCENVHFKGKQFRKDIAFQVLK, encoded by the coding sequence ATGAAAATTTTAATATTAGGAAGCGGTGCAAGGGAATATTCCATCGCTTTGGCTCTTCAAAAAACAAATAATAATTTAGAATTTTATTTTGCTCCAGGAAATGGTGCTACCGCTAAAATGGGAATAAATCTTAATATGAAAGATCCTAAGGTCATTACAGCTTATGCAAAGGCATCTGAAATTGATCTTTGTATAGTCGGGAGTGAAAATTTTTTAGCAGAGGGTATAGTAGATCTTTTTAAAGAAAACAATATTGCTATTTTTGGTCCTACTAAAGCTGCTGCCATGCTTGAAGCTTCAAAATCTTTTATGAAGAGTTTTTTAAAAAAATACAAAATCAGAACAGCTAAATTTTTAAATACAACAGATTATGAAAAAGCTAAGAAATTTATCACATCTTTAACACCTCCTATCGTTGTAAAAGCAGATGGTTTATGTGCAGGTAAAGGGGTGATTATCGCACAAAGTCATGAAGAAGCTTTAGAGGCTACTAAAAATATGCTAAGTGGAGAAAGCTTTGGCGATGCTGGAAAAATTGTTGTGATTGAAGAATATCTTGATGGTTTTGAATTAAGTGTATTTGCGGTTTGTGATGGAAATGATTTTATATTATTGCCTGCTGCACAAGATCATAAAAGATTGCTAGATAATGATAAAGGACCTAATACTGGGGGTATGGGGGCTTATGCTCCAAGTACTTTAGCAAATGAGAGTTTGTTGGAGCAGGTGAAAAAAGATATAGTGACACCAACTCTTAAAGGTATGAAAGAAGAAGGCGCTGAATTTGTTGGAGTGTTGTTTATAGGTTTGATGGTTGTAAATAATAAACCTTATGTTTTAGAATACAATGTGCGTTTTGGTGATCCTGAATGTGAAGTCTTGATGCCTTTGATAGAAAACCCCTTAGACTTATTTTTAGCATGCGTGAATAAAAATCTTGCTAATACTCATATAAAAATTAGAAATGAATTTGCTGTGGGTGTGGTTTGTGCAAGTAAAAATTATCCTTATAAGGATTCGCCAAAAGCATTGATTGATATAGATGATATTCCGCAAAATTCTCATATATCTTATGCTGGTGTAAGTTTGGAAGATGATAAACTATATGCTAGCGGTGGTCGCGTATTGGTTTGTGTGGGAACTGGAAAAAGCATTAAGGAAGCTCAAAAAAATGCTTATTTACTTTGCGAAAATGTCCATTTTAAGGGAAAACAATTCAGAAAAGATATTGCTTTTCAGGTTCTTAAATGA
- a CDS encoding RDD family protein, with amino-acid sequence MSANQELFDKLEKEELKIASFKKRFLAYIVDSFVILAIVSIILLDKINSMQTYDEIHNLLMRFAGGILILQFAYHGLFTYLYGATLGKMLLKIMVIDQEILDKPNFTQSALRAGVRQISDMLYGLGFAWALSNVVLKTWHDYAAKTVVIDLA; translated from the coding sequence ATGAGTGCTAATCAAGAATTATTCGATAAGCTAGAAAAAGAAGAATTAAAAATAGCAAGTTTTAAAAAAAGATTTTTGGCTTATATTGTTGATAGTTTTGTAATTTTAGCTATTGTAAGTATTATTTTACTTGATAAAATTAATTCCATGCAAACTTATGATGAAATTCACAATCTTTTAATGCGTTTTGCTGGCGGAATTTTGATTTTGCAGTTTGCATATCATGGTTTATTTACTTATTTGTATGGTGCAACTTTAGGAAAAATGCTTTTAAAGATTATGGTAATTGATCAAGAAATACTAGATAAACCAAATTTTACCCAAAGCGCTTTAAGAGCAGGTGTAAGGCAAATTAGTGATATGTTGTATGGTTTAGGATTTGCTTGGGCGCTGAGTAATGTTGTTTTGAAAACTTGGCATGATTATGCAGCAAAAACAGTGGTGATAGATCTTGCGTAA
- a CDS encoding LPS-assembly protein LptD: MLRKILLSLACVGSLYASKVDIYALDVAKTNDIIEAKNNVVVVSDLYLITASEAKFNETTKDLELFGDVNILRGQKERTNSTYTKINLKDNTTTFKNLFFSNNDLEVWLQCHQADLNDKFVVTKKSVVSSCNVENPDWEIRFDEGKLNKESNFLHLYNAKLYVKNTPVMYLPYFGFSVDTKRKSGLLIPQVVLKQSEGLYYNQPIYYVIDDNADIQFEPQIRTKRGYGLYSTLRFIDSPYSQGEISGGIFGEKSSYKREENLKNKEHYGLEIKYSSEALFKSLLSDEFQEGLWIDATYLNDVDYMNLSSSAKTEASLVTSRINYFLSDDDNYYGAYAKYYIDTSKISNKDTMQEYPSFQYHRYLNGFFDNYIQYSLDASFHRYYRHTGIYAKTLDFDLPLIYHTSFLDDFLNFTFTERIYANFVDYSNTDNKNQEHLFQNSHNFSLYTDLSKPYENFYHTLYLGVNYFIPGAKSGKITEDFIDLKNDPEQFNFSLHQYFYNTLGKKKLYHSLKAKYFTKESSFGGFDNIVEYFYNDYISLRNEVEYSGVDNRFDKVFSEALFDYGEWKISLNHAYRIYENEKYNFLGTKAQYDINTNYQIFGGLWFDLNKDPEKWEVGYTYQRKCWNYSLMYRKDISPKLTSGGISAKDQSGVYFMFNFYPLGGVSYDFSLEENERSI, encoded by the coding sequence ATCTTGCGTAAAATATTACTTTCTTTAGCTTGTGTAGGAAGCTTGTATGCTTCTAAGGTGGATATTTATGCTTTAGATGTTGCAAAAACAAATGATATTATAGAAGCAAAAAATAATGTGGTTGTGGTTTCTGATTTATATTTAATTACTGCAAGTGAGGCTAAATTTAATGAAACAACAAAAGATTTAGAATTGTTTGGTGATGTGAATATTTTACGAGGGCAAAAAGAAAGAACTAATTCCACTTATACTAAAATTAATCTCAAAGATAATACAACGACCTTTAAAAATTTATTTTTTTCAAATAATGATTTAGAGGTTTGGCTACAATGTCATCAAGCTGATTTAAACGATAAATTTGTTGTAACTAAAAAGTCAGTTGTTTCTAGTTGTAATGTAGAAAATCCTGATTGGGAGATTCGTTTTGATGAAGGAAAATTAAATAAAGAAAGTAATTTTTTGCATCTTTATAATGCAAAATTATATGTTAAAAATACCCCTGTGATGTATTTGCCTTATTTTGGTTTTAGCGTGGATACTAAAAGAAAAAGTGGTTTATTAATTCCTCAAGTAGTTTTAAAACAAAGCGAAGGGTTGTATTATAACCAACCAATCTATTATGTTATTGATGATAATGCGGATATTCAATTTGAACCTCAAATTAGAACAAAAAGAGGATATGGATTATACTCAACTTTAAGATTTATAGATAGTCCTTATTCTCAGGGTGAAATTAGTGGTGGTATTTTTGGTGAAAAGTCAAGTTACAAAAGAGAAGAAAATTTAAAAAATAAAGAACATTATGGTTTAGAAATTAAATATTCAAGCGAAGCTTTATTTAAAAGTCTTTTAAGTGATGAATTTCAAGAAGGTTTGTGGATTGATGCTACTTATTTAAACGATGTAGATTATATGAATTTGAGCTCTAGTGCAAAAACTGAAGCTTCTTTGGTTACTTCGAGAATAAATTATTTTTTGTCAGATGATGATAATTACTATGGTGCTTATGCAAAATATTATATAGATACTTCTAAAATTAGCAATAAAGATACCATGCAGGAATATCCATCTTTTCAATATCATAGATATTTAAATGGATTTTTTGATAATTACATACAATACAGCTTGGATGCTTCTTTTCATAGATATTACAGACATACTGGTATTTATGCTAAAACTTTAGATTTTGATTTGCCTTTAATCTATCATACAAGTTTTTTGGATGATTTTTTAAATTTTACTTTTACTGAAAGAATATATGCAAATTTTGTAGATTATTCTAATACAGATAATAAAAACCAAGAACATTTGTTTCAAAATTCTCATAACTTTTCTTTATATACAGATCTTTCTAAGCCGTATGAAAATTTTTATCATACTTTATATTTAGGGGTCAATTATTTTATACCCGGAGCCAAATCAGGTAAAATTACTGAAGATTTTATAGATTTAAAAAATGATCCTGAACAGTTTAATTTTTCATTGCATCAGTATTTTTATAATACATTAGGCAAAAAAAAATTATATCATAGTTTAAAGGCTAAATACTTTACTAAAGAAAGCAGTTTTGGTGGTTTTGACAATATTGTGGAGTATTTTTATAATGATTATATAAGCTTAAGAAATGAAGTAGAATATTCAGGAGTGGATAATAGATTTGACAAAGTATTTAGTGAAGCTTTGTTTGATTATGGTGAGTGGAAGATTAGTTTAAATCATGCTTATAGAATTTATGAAAATGAAAAATATAATTTTTTAGGAACTAAGGCCCAGTATGATATAAATACTAATTATCAAATATTTGGTGGTTTGTGGTTTGATTTAAATAAAGATCCTGAAAAATGGGAAGTAGGTTACACTTATCAAAGAAAATGTTGGAATTATTCTTTGATGTATCGTAAAGATATTTCACCTAAACTTACTAGCGGTGGTATTAGTGCTAAAGATCAAAGCGGTGTATATTTTATGTTTAATTTTTATCCATTAGGTGGAGTTTCTTATGATTTTTCTCTAGAAGAAAATGAAAGGTCTATATGA
- a CDS encoding phosphoribosyltransferase family protein: MLFEDEKDALEKLYDILPLNRLKDYIIITPSLKSIVFVDALAQKLEIPYDFLFTEQIKAPNNDECQIAMISETKELVYNEALVKAFDISLDYIYGEANRTYEEKILKNVYRYRKGNLLKDLKGKNILMLHEGCESGITASSCIKSLLKEEVNSIIYATALMPSDVYDYISAFVDEVYCVQKIDHFIDIEFYFKNKTILQAHEILDILEESKYYLPLKK; encoded by the coding sequence ATGCTTTTTGAAGATGAAAAAGATGCACTTGAGAAATTATACGATATATTGCCATTAAATAGATTAAAAGATTATATCATTATTACACCTTCTTTAAAATCTATAGTTTTTGTTGATGCATTAGCGCAAAAATTAGAAATTCCATATGATTTTTTATTTACAGAACAAATCAAAGCTCCTAATAACGATGAATGTCAAATAGCTATGATTAGTGAAACAAAAGAGCTTGTTTATAATGAGGCTTTAGTTAAAGCTTTTGATATAAGCCTAGATTATATTTATGGTGAAGCAAATAGAACTTATGAAGAAAAAATTTTAAAAAATGTGTATCGTTACAGAAAAGGAAATCTTTTAAAAGACTTAAAAGGAAAAAATATTTTAATGCTACATGAGGGCTGTGAAAGTGGGATTACTGCTTCTTCATGTATAAAAAGCTTGCTAAAAGAAGAAGTAAATAGTATTATTTATGCCACTGCTTTAATGCCAAGTGATGTGTATGATTATATTAGTGCTTTTGTAGATGAGGTTTATTGTGTGCAAAAGATTGATCATTTTATAGATATCGAGTTTTATTTTAAAAATAAGACTATTTTGCAAGCTCATGAAATTTTAGATATTTTAGAAGAAAGTAAATACTATCTTCCTTTAAAAAAGTAA
- a CDS encoding polyribonucleotide nucleotidyltransferase yields MRHEININNHLEIFDTDKVAKQAAGAVLMQEKNAVVLATVAREEKMVEEDFLPLTVQYIEKAYAAGKIPGGYVKRETKPGDNETLSARIIDRSLRPLFPKGYAYPTQIVVMVLSADPEVDLQVMSLNAASVALYLSDIPIKAPVCGVRIGRINNEFVLNPSNSELKNSTLDLYVAGVKDELLMIEMRALANKQNNQHCMNELSEDDTLKALDFASNAILRGSNEYEKTFAAYRKNSKLDFKIELDHAQIIEYIKNTYMAKLKIAINQMAKSERASEILQIAKEIEGETVAIENEWKFENIEKALHVCKRELIRSQIINESKRADGRGLKDVRKIDIETNILPSAHGSCLFTRGQTQALVVATLGSDNDAQMSDLLTEKNPICEKFMVNYNFPGFSVGEASPIKAPGRRELGHGNLAKRALHPSVDTDYVHTIRLVSEILESNGSSSMATVCGGALALRAAGVKSEKLVAGVAMGLVFENEKYAILTDIMGLEDHDGDMDFKVAGSCEGITALQMDIKLGGIEQQVLKEALYQAKEARGYILKLMEEADRNIIVNEDILPKIEIFNVDPNKIPDIIGQGGKTIKEIIEKFEVNIDLDRDKGEVKIAGVNHKLISQSKEYILNLLNSKGSNKKRDRKEMPKFDIGEEFIGKVQKIVEFGVFIELKDGVDGLLHNSKIREKLEVGSEVKVKVAEIKNGKVSLDLA; encoded by the coding sequence ATGCGACATGAAATAAACATTAATAATCATCTTGAAATATTTGATACTGATAAAGTGGCAAAACAAGCTGCTGGTGCAGTTTTAATGCAAGAAAAAAATGCTGTAGTTTTAGCAACTGTAGCAAGAGAAGAAAAAATGGTGGAAGAAGATTTCTTACCTCTTACAGTGCAATATATAGAAAAAGCTTATGCAGCAGGTAAAATTCCTGGAGGTTATGTAAAAAGAGAAACCAAACCAGGGGACAATGAAACGCTAAGCGCAAGGATTATAGATAGGAGTTTAAGACCTCTTTTTCCAAAAGGTTATGCATATCCAACTCAAATTGTAGTTATGGTTCTTTCTGCTGATCCTGAAGTAGATTTACAAGTAATGAGCTTAAATGCTGCAAGTGTTGCTTTGTATTTAAGTGATATTCCTATTAAAGCGCCAGTTTGCGGTGTAAGAATAGGTCGTATAAATAATGAATTTGTTTTAAATCCAAGCAATAGTGAATTAAAAAATAGCACCCTAGATCTTTATGTAGCCGGCGTTAAAGATGAACTTTTGATGATAGAAATGAGAGCTTTAGCGAACAAACAAAACAATCAACATTGTATGAATGAACTTAGCGAGGATGACACCTTAAAAGCCTTGGATTTTGCAAGCAATGCAATTTTACGTGGTTCTAATGAGTATGAAAAAACATTTGCAGCTTATAGGAAAAATTCTAAACTTGATTTCAAGATAGAATTAGATCATGCTCAAATCATTGAATATATTAAAAATACTTATATGGCAAAACTTAAAATTGCTATCAATCAAATGGCAAAAAGCGAAAGAGCAAGTGAAATTTTGCAAATAGCAAAAGAGATTGAAGGTGAAACTGTAGCCATTGAAAACGAATGGAAATTTGAAAATATAGAAAAAGCTTTACATGTATGCAAAAGAGAACTTATTAGAAGTCAAATTATTAATGAAAGCAAAAGGGCAGATGGTAGAGGCTTGAAAGATGTTAGGAAAATAGATATAGAAACAAATATTTTACCAAGTGCTCATGGATCGTGTCTTTTTACTAGAGGACAAACTCAAGCTTTAGTTGTGGCAACTTTAGGGAGTGATAATGACGCACAGATGTCAGATTTATTAACAGAGAAAAATCCAATTTGTGAAAAATTTATGGTTAATTATAATTTTCCAGGTTTTTCTGTAGGCGAGGCTAGCCCTATAAAAGCTCCAGGCAGAAGGGAGCTTGGGCATGGAAATTTAGCAAAACGAGCCTTACACCCTAGTGTAGATACAGATTATGTCCATACTATTCGTTTGGTATCTGAAATTTTAGAAAGCAACGGTTCTAGCTCTATGGCTACTGTTTGTGGTGGTGCTTTAGCTTTAAGAGCCGCAGGAGTAAAAAGTGAAAAACTAGTAGCGGGTGTCGCAATGGGGCTTGTTTTTGAAAATGAAAAATATGCTATTTTAACAGATATTATGGGACTTGAAGATCACGATGGAGATATGGATTTTAAAGTGGCAGGAAGTTGTGAGGGAATCACTGCCTTGCAGATGGATATAAAGTTAGGTGGTATAGAACAGCAAGTTTTAAAAGAGGCTTTATATCAAGCAAAAGAAGCTAGGGGGTATATTTTAAAGCTAATGGAAGAAGCTGATAGAAATATCATTGTTAATGAAGATATTTTGCCAAAAATTGAAATTTTTAATGTAGATCCAAATAAAATTCCTGATATCATTGGACAAGGTGGTAAAACTATAAAAGAAATCATTGAAAAATTTGAGGTGAATATTGATCTAGATAGAGATAAAGGAGAGGTTAAAATAGCAGGAGTTAATCATAAGTTGATTTCTCAAAGTAAAGAGTATATATTAAATTTGCTTAACTCTAAAGGATCTAATAAAAAACGTGATAGAAAAGAAATGCCTAAATTTGATATTGGAGAAGAATTTATAGGAAAAGTGCAAAAGATTGTTGAATTTGGGGTTTTTATTGAGCTTAAAGACGGAGTAGATGGTCTTTTACATAATTCTAAAATCAGAGAAAAGTTAGAGGTAGGTAGTGAGGTTAAAGTTAAGGTTGCTGAAATTAAAAATGGAAAAGTTTCTTTAGATTTGGCCTAA